From Pan paniscus chromosome 9, NHGRI_mPanPan1-v2.0_pri, whole genome shotgun sequence, the proteins below share one genomic window:
- the TSGA10IP gene encoding testis-specific protein 10-interacting protein isoform X5 → MGQDTDMLNTYQQLVRTPSARPGQDVRLQAPGTRTGLLKLLSTISQDKQGCLGSGDGVPNQDLQRRSQSSRQTAKKDCKPRGQSKKGQGSEESEDLFPLLPRKPSFPFQWAWESIATDVRAVLQPSSPTPGHQALPMPSSFSQRQSRRKSTANLPEAHGCCRKTEAQNLKARQQLGAWGGVSIPTGKGELGPEPPSGLQLPGRRPGSGSASDKQVQLQGLGAEEAERDLSSGVLPQRPRRGSISEEEQFSEATEEAEEGEHRTPCRRRAGCQRKGQISGEEASDEGEVQGQSQGSSPSFNNLRRPQWRKTRAKELQGPWDLEKLHRQLQRDLDCGPQKLPWKALRAAFQASKRNGKAYASGYDETFVSANLPNRTFHKRQEATRSLLQAWERQRQEERQQAELRRARTQHVQRQVARCLAAYAPRGSRGPGAAQRKLEELRPMPGSPSLGASPRCCQHWGWMRSSCCLRQERWTERAPPGNPGATGQWG, encoded by the exons ATGGGGCAGGACACCGATATGCTAAATACCTACCAACAGTTGGTTAGGACCCCGTCGGCGCGACCAGGGCAGGACGTGCGGCTCCAGGCTCCAGGAACCAGAACGGGGCTGCTCAAGCTGCTGTCGACCATCTCTCAGGACAAGCAG GGCTGCCTGGGGAGTGGTGATGGTGTGCCAAATCAAGACCTGCAGCGGAGGTCTCAGAGCTCAAGGCAGACAGCAAAGAAGGACTGCAAGCCCAGGGGCCAGAGCAAGAAAGGACAGGGCTCTGAAGAGTCTGAAGA TCTCTTCCCGCTTCTTCCTCGGAaaccctccttccccttccagtGGGCCTGGGAGAGCATCGCCACAGATGTCCGGGCTGTGCTTCAGCCAAGCTCCCCAACCCCTGGCCACCAAGCCCTGCCCATGCCCTCCTCGTTCTCCCAGCGTCAGTCCAGGCGCAAGTCCACGGCCAACCTCCCAGAGGCCCATGGCTGCTGCCGGAAGACAGAGGCGCAAAACCTGAAGGCGAGACAGCAGCTGGGAGCCTGGGGCGGTGTCTCCATCCCTACTGGCAAAGGGGAGCTAGGACCAGAGCCCCCCAGTGGtctccagctgcctgggaggaggCCAGGATCAGGATCGGCGTCCGACAAGCAGGTCCAGCTGCAAGGCCTGGGTGCTGAGGAGGCCGAGAGGGATCTGAGTTCTGGGGTGCTGCCCCAGCGCCCCAGGAGGGGGTCGATCTCAGAGGAGGAGCAATTTTCAGAGGCCacagaggaggctgaggagggagaacacAGGACTCCCTGCAGAAGGAGGGCTGGTTGTCAGAGAAAGGGGCAGATTTCTGGAGAGGAAGCCTCGGATGAGGGGGAAGtgcagggccagagccaggggAGCAGCCCCAGCTTCAACAACCTCCGAAGGCCACAGTGGAGGAAGACAAGGGCCAAGGAGCTGCAGGGGCCGTGGGACCTGGAGAAGCTGCACAGGCAGCTACAGAGAGACCTGGACTGTG GCCCCCAAAAGCTGCCCTGGAAGGCTTTGAGGGCTGCCTTCCAGGCCTCCAAGCGGAATGGAAAGGCCTATGCCTCGGGATACGATGAAACTTTCGTGTCTGCCAACCTCCCTAATCGCACCTTCCACAAACGACAGGAAGCCACCAG GAGCCTGCTGCAGGCCTGGGAGCGGCAGCGGCAGGAGGAGCGGCAGCAGGCCGAGCTGCGGCGGGCCCGGACACAGCATGTACAGCGGCAGGTGGCCCGCTGCCTGGCAGCCTACGCACCCAGAGGGAGCCGGGGCCCTGGGGCGGCCCAGCGCAAGCTGGAGGAGCTGAG GCCAATGCCCGGCTCACCGTCACTCGGCGCTTCTCCCAGGTGCTGTCAGCACTGGGGCTGGATGAGGAGCAGCTGCTGTCTGAGGCAGGAAAGGTGGACAGAGAGGGCACCCCCAGGAAACCCAG GAGCCACAGGTCAATGGGGGTGA
- the TSGA10IP gene encoding testis-specific protein 10-interacting protein isoform X4 — MGQDTDMLNTYQQLVRTPSARPGQDVRLQAPGTRTGLLKLLSTISQDKQGCLGSGDGVPNQDLQRRSQSSRQTAKKDCKPRGQSKKGQGSEESEDLFPLLPRKPSFPFQWAWESIATDVRAVLQPSSPTPGHQALPMPSSFSQRQSRRKSTANLPEAHGCCRKTEAQNLKARQQLGAWGGVSIPTGKGELGPEPPSGLQLPGRRPGSGSASDKQVQLQGLGAEEAERDLSSGVLPQRPRRGSISEEEQFSEATEEAEEGEHRTPCRRRAGCQRKGQISGEEASDEGEVQGQSQGSSPSFNNLRRPQWRKTRAKELQGPWDLEKLHRQLQRDLDCGPQKLPWKALRAAFQASKRNGKAYASGYDETFVSANLPNRTFHKRQEATRSLLQAWERQRQEERQQAELRRARTQHVQRQVARCLAAYAPRGSRGPGAAQRKLEELRPMPGSPSLGASPRCCQHWGWMRSSCCLRQERWTERAPPGNPAGLKLGCGIGDLGKTTPVGATTLGVH; from the exons ATGGGGCAGGACACCGATATGCTAAATACCTACCAACAGTTGGTTAGGACCCCGTCGGCGCGACCAGGGCAGGACGTGCGGCTCCAGGCTCCAGGAACCAGAACGGGGCTGCTCAAGCTGCTGTCGACCATCTCTCAGGACAAGCAG GGCTGCCTGGGGAGTGGTGATGGTGTGCCAAATCAAGACCTGCAGCGGAGGTCTCAGAGCTCAAGGCAGACAGCAAAGAAGGACTGCAAGCCCAGGGGCCAGAGCAAGAAAGGACAGGGCTCTGAAGAGTCTGAAGA TCTCTTCCCGCTTCTTCCTCGGAaaccctccttccccttccagtGGGCCTGGGAGAGCATCGCCACAGATGTCCGGGCTGTGCTTCAGCCAAGCTCCCCAACCCCTGGCCACCAAGCCCTGCCCATGCCCTCCTCGTTCTCCCAGCGTCAGTCCAGGCGCAAGTCCACGGCCAACCTCCCAGAGGCCCATGGCTGCTGCCGGAAGACAGAGGCGCAAAACCTGAAGGCGAGACAGCAGCTGGGAGCCTGGGGCGGTGTCTCCATCCCTACTGGCAAAGGGGAGCTAGGACCAGAGCCCCCCAGTGGtctccagctgcctgggaggaggCCAGGATCAGGATCGGCGTCCGACAAGCAGGTCCAGCTGCAAGGCCTGGGTGCTGAGGAGGCCGAGAGGGATCTGAGTTCTGGGGTGCTGCCCCAGCGCCCCAGGAGGGGGTCGATCTCAGAGGAGGAGCAATTTTCAGAGGCCacagaggaggctgaggagggagaacacAGGACTCCCTGCAGAAGGAGGGCTGGTTGTCAGAGAAAGGGGCAGATTTCTGGAGAGGAAGCCTCGGATGAGGGGGAAGtgcagggccagagccaggggAGCAGCCCCAGCTTCAACAACCTCCGAAGGCCACAGTGGAGGAAGACAAGGGCCAAGGAGCTGCAGGGGCCGTGGGACCTGGAGAAGCTGCACAGGCAGCTACAGAGAGACCTGGACTGTG GCCCCCAAAAGCTGCCCTGGAAGGCTTTGAGGGCTGCCTTCCAGGCCTCCAAGCGGAATGGAAAGGCCTATGCCTCGGGATACGATGAAACTTTCGTGTCTGCCAACCTCCCTAATCGCACCTTCCACAAACGACAGGAAGCCACCAG GAGCCTGCTGCAGGCCTGGGAGCGGCAGCGGCAGGAGGAGCGGCAGCAGGCCGAGCTGCGGCGGGCCCGGACACAGCATGTACAGCGGCAGGTGGCCCGCTGCCTGGCAGCCTACGCACCCAGAGGGAGCCGGGGCCCTGGGGCGGCCCAGCGCAAGCTGGAGGAGCTGAG GCCAATGCCCGGCTCACCGTCACTCGGCGCTTCTCCCAGGTGCTGTCAGCACTGGGGCTGGATGAGGAGCAGCTGCTGTCTGAGGCAGGAAAGGTGGACAGAGAGGGCACCCCCAGGAAACCCAG CGGGTCTGAAGCTGGGCTGTGGAATTGGAGATCTCGGAAAAACAACACCCGTTGGAGCCACGACCCTAGGAGTCCACTAA
- the TSGA10IP gene encoding testis-specific protein 10-interacting protein isoform X1, whose product MGQDTDMLNTYQQLVRTPSARPGQDVRLQAPGTRTGLLKLLSTISQDKQGCLGSGDGVPNQDLQRRSQSSRQTAKKDCKPRGQSKKGQGSEESEDLFPLLPRKPSFPFQWAWESIATDVRAVLQPSSPTPGHQALPMPSSFSQRQSRRKSTANLPEAHGCCRKTEAQNLKARQQLGAWGGVSIPTGKGELGPEPPSGLQLPGRRPGSGSASDKQVQLQGLGAEEAERDLSSGVLPQRPRRGSISEEEQFSEATEEAEEGEHRTPCRRRAGCQRKGQISGEEASDEGEVQGQSQGSSPSFNNLRRPQWRKTRAKELQGPWDLEKLHRQLQRDLDCGPQKLPWKALRAAFQASKRNGKAYASGYDETFVSANLPNRTFHKRQEATRSLLQAWERQRQEERQQAELRRARTQHVQRQVARCLAAYAPRGSRGPGAAQRKLEELRRQERQRFAEYQAELQGIQHRVQARPFLFQQAMQANARLTVTRRFSQVLSALGLDEEQLLSEAGKVDREGTPRKPRSHRSMGVRMEHSPQRPPRTEPTSSQPDRHYNPSLDPECSP is encoded by the exons ATGGGGCAGGACACCGATATGCTAAATACCTACCAACAGTTGGTTAGGACCCCGTCGGCGCGACCAGGGCAGGACGTGCGGCTCCAGGCTCCAGGAACCAGAACGGGGCTGCTCAAGCTGCTGTCGACCATCTCTCAGGACAAGCAG GGCTGCCTGGGGAGTGGTGATGGTGTGCCAAATCAAGACCTGCAGCGGAGGTCTCAGAGCTCAAGGCAGACAGCAAAGAAGGACTGCAAGCCCAGGGGCCAGAGCAAGAAAGGACAGGGCTCTGAAGAGTCTGAAGA TCTCTTCCCGCTTCTTCCTCGGAaaccctccttccccttccagtGGGCCTGGGAGAGCATCGCCACAGATGTCCGGGCTGTGCTTCAGCCAAGCTCCCCAACCCCTGGCCACCAAGCCCTGCCCATGCCCTCCTCGTTCTCCCAGCGTCAGTCCAGGCGCAAGTCCACGGCCAACCTCCCAGAGGCCCATGGCTGCTGCCGGAAGACAGAGGCGCAAAACCTGAAGGCGAGACAGCAGCTGGGAGCCTGGGGCGGTGTCTCCATCCCTACTGGCAAAGGGGAGCTAGGACCAGAGCCCCCCAGTGGtctccagctgcctgggaggaggCCAGGATCAGGATCGGCGTCCGACAAGCAGGTCCAGCTGCAAGGCCTGGGTGCTGAGGAGGCCGAGAGGGATCTGAGTTCTGGGGTGCTGCCCCAGCGCCCCAGGAGGGGGTCGATCTCAGAGGAGGAGCAATTTTCAGAGGCCacagaggaggctgaggagggagaacacAGGACTCCCTGCAGAAGGAGGGCTGGTTGTCAGAGAAAGGGGCAGATTTCTGGAGAGGAAGCCTCGGATGAGGGGGAAGtgcagggccagagccaggggAGCAGCCCCAGCTTCAACAACCTCCGAAGGCCACAGTGGAGGAAGACAAGGGCCAAGGAGCTGCAGGGGCCGTGGGACCTGGAGAAGCTGCACAGGCAGCTACAGAGAGACCTGGACTGTG GCCCCCAAAAGCTGCCCTGGAAGGCTTTGAGGGCTGCCTTCCAGGCCTCCAAGCGGAATGGAAAGGCCTATGCCTCGGGATACGATGAAACTTTCGTGTCTGCCAACCTCCCTAATCGCACCTTCCACAAACGACAGGAAGCCACCAG GAGCCTGCTGCAGGCCTGGGAGCGGCAGCGGCAGGAGGAGCGGCAGCAGGCCGAGCTGCGGCGGGCCCGGACACAGCATGTACAGCGGCAGGTGGCCCGCTGCCTGGCAGCCTACGCACCCAGAGGGAGCCGGGGCCCTGGGGCGGCCCAGCGCAAGCTGGAGGAGCTGAG GCGCCAGGAGCGACAGCGCTTTGCTGAGTACCAGGCGGAGCTGCAAGGCATCCAGCACAGGGTGCAGGCCCGGCCCTTCCTGTTCCAGCAGGCTATGCAG GCCAATGCCCGGCTCACCGTCACTCGGCGCTTCTCCCAGGTGCTGTCAGCACTGGGGCTGGATGAGGAGCAGCTGCTGTCTGAGGCAGGAAAGGTGGACAGAGAGGGCACCCCCAGGAAACCCAG GAGCCACAGGTCAATGGGGGTGAGAATGGAGCACTCTCCTCAGAGGCCCCCAAGGACAGAACCCACCAGCAGCCAGCCTGACAGGCACTACAACCCCAGCCTGGACCCGGAGTGCAGTCCCTGA
- the TSGA10IP gene encoding testis-specific protein 10-interacting protein isoform X2 — MGQDTDMLNTYQQLVRTPSARPGQDVRLQAPGTRTGLLKLLSTISQDKQGCLGSGDGVPNQDLQRRSQSSRQTAKKDCKPRGQSKKGQGSEESEDLFPLLPRKPSFPFQWAWESIATDVRAVLQPSSPTPGHQALPMPSSFSQRQSRRKSTANLPEAHGCCRKTEAQNLKARQQLGAWGGVSIPTGKGELGPEPPSGLQLPGRRPGSGSASDKQVQLQGLGAEEAERDLSSGVLPQRPRRGSISEEEQFSEATEEAEEGEHRTPCRRRAGCQRKGQISGEEASDEGEVQGQSQGSSPSFNNLRRPQWRKTRAKELQGPWDLEKLHRQLQRDLDCGPQKLPWKALRAAFQASKRNGKAYASGYDETFVSANLPNRTFHKRQEATRSLLQAWERQRQEERQQAELRRARTQHVQRQVARCLAAYAPRGSRGPGAAQRKLEELRRQERQRFAEYQAELQGIQHRVQARPFLFQQAMQANARLTVTRRFSQVLSALGLDEEQLLSEAGKVDREGTPRKPSGSEAGLWNWRSRKNNTRWSHDPRSPLSERPL, encoded by the exons ATGGGGCAGGACACCGATATGCTAAATACCTACCAACAGTTGGTTAGGACCCCGTCGGCGCGACCAGGGCAGGACGTGCGGCTCCAGGCTCCAGGAACCAGAACGGGGCTGCTCAAGCTGCTGTCGACCATCTCTCAGGACAAGCAG GGCTGCCTGGGGAGTGGTGATGGTGTGCCAAATCAAGACCTGCAGCGGAGGTCTCAGAGCTCAAGGCAGACAGCAAAGAAGGACTGCAAGCCCAGGGGCCAGAGCAAGAAAGGACAGGGCTCTGAAGAGTCTGAAGA TCTCTTCCCGCTTCTTCCTCGGAaaccctccttccccttccagtGGGCCTGGGAGAGCATCGCCACAGATGTCCGGGCTGTGCTTCAGCCAAGCTCCCCAACCCCTGGCCACCAAGCCCTGCCCATGCCCTCCTCGTTCTCCCAGCGTCAGTCCAGGCGCAAGTCCACGGCCAACCTCCCAGAGGCCCATGGCTGCTGCCGGAAGACAGAGGCGCAAAACCTGAAGGCGAGACAGCAGCTGGGAGCCTGGGGCGGTGTCTCCATCCCTACTGGCAAAGGGGAGCTAGGACCAGAGCCCCCCAGTGGtctccagctgcctgggaggaggCCAGGATCAGGATCGGCGTCCGACAAGCAGGTCCAGCTGCAAGGCCTGGGTGCTGAGGAGGCCGAGAGGGATCTGAGTTCTGGGGTGCTGCCCCAGCGCCCCAGGAGGGGGTCGATCTCAGAGGAGGAGCAATTTTCAGAGGCCacagaggaggctgaggagggagaacacAGGACTCCCTGCAGAAGGAGGGCTGGTTGTCAGAGAAAGGGGCAGATTTCTGGAGAGGAAGCCTCGGATGAGGGGGAAGtgcagggccagagccaggggAGCAGCCCCAGCTTCAACAACCTCCGAAGGCCACAGTGGAGGAAGACAAGGGCCAAGGAGCTGCAGGGGCCGTGGGACCTGGAGAAGCTGCACAGGCAGCTACAGAGAGACCTGGACTGTG GCCCCCAAAAGCTGCCCTGGAAGGCTTTGAGGGCTGCCTTCCAGGCCTCCAAGCGGAATGGAAAGGCCTATGCCTCGGGATACGATGAAACTTTCGTGTCTGCCAACCTCCCTAATCGCACCTTCCACAAACGACAGGAAGCCACCAG GAGCCTGCTGCAGGCCTGGGAGCGGCAGCGGCAGGAGGAGCGGCAGCAGGCCGAGCTGCGGCGGGCCCGGACACAGCATGTACAGCGGCAGGTGGCCCGCTGCCTGGCAGCCTACGCACCCAGAGGGAGCCGGGGCCCTGGGGCGGCCCAGCGCAAGCTGGAGGAGCTGAG GCGCCAGGAGCGACAGCGCTTTGCTGAGTACCAGGCGGAGCTGCAAGGCATCCAGCACAGGGTGCAGGCCCGGCCCTTCCTGTTCCAGCAGGCTATGCAG GCCAATGCCCGGCTCACCGTCACTCGGCGCTTCTCCCAGGTGCTGTCAGCACTGGGGCTGGATGAGGAGCAGCTGCTGTCTGAGGCAGGAAAGGTGGACAGAGAGGGCACCCCCAGGAAACCCAG CGGGTCTGAAGCTGGGCTGTGGAATTGGAGATCTCGGAAAAACAACACCCGTTGGAGCCACGACCCTAGGAGTCCACTAAGCGAGCGCCCATTGTAG
- the TSGA10IP gene encoding testis-specific protein 10-interacting protein isoform X3 — protein MNLVRTPSARPGQDVRLQAPGTRTGLLKLLSTISQDKQGCLGSGDGVPNQDLQRRSQSSRQTAKKDCKPRGQSKKGQGSEESEDLFPLLPRKPSFPFQWAWESIATDVRAVLQPSSPTPGHQALPMPSSFSQRQSRRKSTANLPEAHGCCRKTEAQNLKARQQLGAWGGVSIPTGKGELGPEPPSGLQLPGRRPGSGSASDKQVQLQGLGAEEAERDLSSGVLPQRPRRGSISEEEQFSEATEEAEEGEHRTPCRRRAGCQRKGQISGEEASDEGEVQGQSQGSSPSFNNLRRPQWRKTRAKELQGPWDLEKLHRQLQRDLDCGPQKLPWKALRAAFQASKRNGKAYASGYDETFVSANLPNRTFHKRQEATRSLLQAWERQRQEERQQAELRRARTQHVQRQVARCLAAYAPRGSRGPGAAQRKLEELRRQERQRFAEYQAELQGIQHRVQARPFLFQQAMQANARLTVTRRFSQVLSALGLDEEQLLSEAGKVDREGTPRKPRSHRSMGVRMEHSPQRPPRTEPTSSQPDRHYNPSLDPECSP, from the exons TTGGTTAGGACCCCGTCGGCGCGACCAGGGCAGGACGTGCGGCTCCAGGCTCCAGGAACCAGAACGGGGCTGCTCAAGCTGCTGTCGACCATCTCTCAGGACAAGCAG GGCTGCCTGGGGAGTGGTGATGGTGTGCCAAATCAAGACCTGCAGCGGAGGTCTCAGAGCTCAAGGCAGACAGCAAAGAAGGACTGCAAGCCCAGGGGCCAGAGCAAGAAAGGACAGGGCTCTGAAGAGTCTGAAGA TCTCTTCCCGCTTCTTCCTCGGAaaccctccttccccttccagtGGGCCTGGGAGAGCATCGCCACAGATGTCCGGGCTGTGCTTCAGCCAAGCTCCCCAACCCCTGGCCACCAAGCCCTGCCCATGCCCTCCTCGTTCTCCCAGCGTCAGTCCAGGCGCAAGTCCACGGCCAACCTCCCAGAGGCCCATGGCTGCTGCCGGAAGACAGAGGCGCAAAACCTGAAGGCGAGACAGCAGCTGGGAGCCTGGGGCGGTGTCTCCATCCCTACTGGCAAAGGGGAGCTAGGACCAGAGCCCCCCAGTGGtctccagctgcctgggaggaggCCAGGATCAGGATCGGCGTCCGACAAGCAGGTCCAGCTGCAAGGCCTGGGTGCTGAGGAGGCCGAGAGGGATCTGAGTTCTGGGGTGCTGCCCCAGCGCCCCAGGAGGGGGTCGATCTCAGAGGAGGAGCAATTTTCAGAGGCCacagaggaggctgaggagggagaacacAGGACTCCCTGCAGAAGGAGGGCTGGTTGTCAGAGAAAGGGGCAGATTTCTGGAGAGGAAGCCTCGGATGAGGGGGAAGtgcagggccagagccaggggAGCAGCCCCAGCTTCAACAACCTCCGAAGGCCACAGTGGAGGAAGACAAGGGCCAAGGAGCTGCAGGGGCCGTGGGACCTGGAGAAGCTGCACAGGCAGCTACAGAGAGACCTGGACTGTG GCCCCCAAAAGCTGCCCTGGAAGGCTTTGAGGGCTGCCTTCCAGGCCTCCAAGCGGAATGGAAAGGCCTATGCCTCGGGATACGATGAAACTTTCGTGTCTGCCAACCTCCCTAATCGCACCTTCCACAAACGACAGGAAGCCACCAG GAGCCTGCTGCAGGCCTGGGAGCGGCAGCGGCAGGAGGAGCGGCAGCAGGCCGAGCTGCGGCGGGCCCGGACACAGCATGTACAGCGGCAGGTGGCCCGCTGCCTGGCAGCCTACGCACCCAGAGGGAGCCGGGGCCCTGGGGCGGCCCAGCGCAAGCTGGAGGAGCTGAG GCGCCAGGAGCGACAGCGCTTTGCTGAGTACCAGGCGGAGCTGCAAGGCATCCAGCACAGGGTGCAGGCCCGGCCCTTCCTGTTCCAGCAGGCTATGCAG GCCAATGCCCGGCTCACCGTCACTCGGCGCTTCTCCCAGGTGCTGTCAGCACTGGGGCTGGATGAGGAGCAGCTGCTGTCTGAGGCAGGAAAGGTGGACAGAGAGGGCACCCCCAGGAAACCCAG GAGCCACAGGTCAATGGGGGTGAGAATGGAGCACTCTCCTCAGAGGCCCCCAAGGACAGAACCCACCAGCAGCCAGCCTGACAGGCACTACAACCCCAGCCTGGACCCGGAGTGCAGTCCCTGA
- the TSGA10IP gene encoding testis-specific protein 10-interacting protein isoform X7, which yields MVCQIKTCSGGLRAQGRQQRRTASPGARARKDRALKSLKSPQKLPWKALRAAFQASKRNGKAYASGYDETFVSANLPNRTFHKRQEATRSLLQAWERQRQEERQQAELRRARTQHVQRQVARCLAAYAPRGSRGPGAAQRKLEELRRQERQRFAEYQAELQGIQHRVQARPFLFQQAMQANARLTVTRRFSQVLSALGLDEEQLLSEAGKVDREGTPRKPRSHRSMGVRMEHSPQRPPRTEPTSSQPDRHYNPSLDPECSP from the exons ATGGTGTGCCAAATCAAGACCTGCAGCGGAGGTCTCAGAGCTCAAGGCAGACAGCAAAGAAGGACTGCAAGCCCAGGGGCCAGAGCAAGAAAGGACAGGGCTCTGAAGAGTCTGAAGA GCCCCCAAAAGCTGCCCTGGAAGGCTTTGAGGGCTGCCTTCCAGGCCTCCAAGCGGAATGGAAAGGCCTATGCCTCGGGATACGATGAAACTTTCGTGTCTGCCAACCTCCCTAATCGCACCTTCCACAAACGACAGGAAGCCACCAG GAGCCTGCTGCAGGCCTGGGAGCGGCAGCGGCAGGAGGAGCGGCAGCAGGCCGAGCTGCGGCGGGCCCGGACACAGCATGTACAGCGGCAGGTGGCCCGCTGCCTGGCAGCCTACGCACCCAGAGGGAGCCGGGGCCCTGGGGCGGCCCAGCGCAAGCTGGAGGAGCTGAG GCGCCAGGAGCGACAGCGCTTTGCTGAGTACCAGGCGGAGCTGCAAGGCATCCAGCACAGGGTGCAGGCCCGGCCCTTCCTGTTCCAGCAGGCTATGCAG GCCAATGCCCGGCTCACCGTCACTCGGCGCTTCTCCCAGGTGCTGTCAGCACTGGGGCTGGATGAGGAGCAGCTGCTGTCTGAGGCAGGAAAGGTGGACAGAGAGGGCACCCCCAGGAAACCCAG GAGCCACAGGTCAATGGGGGTGAGAATGGAGCACTCTCCTCAGAGGCCCCCAAGGACAGAACCCACCAGCAGCCAGCCTGACAGGCACTACAACCCCAGCCTGGACCCGGAGTGCAGTCCCTGA
- the TSGA10IP gene encoding testis-specific protein 10-interacting protein isoform X6, with translation MPSSFSQRQSRRKSTANLPEAHGCCRKTEAQNLKARQQLGAWGGVSIPTGKGELGPEPPSGLQLPGRRPGSGSASDKQVQLQGLGAEEAERDLSSGVLPQRPRRGSISEEEQFSEATEEAEEGEHRTPCRRRAGCQRKGQISGEEASDEGEVQGQSQGSSPSFNNLRRPQWRKTRAKELQGPWDLEKLHRQLQRDLDCGPQKLPWKALRAAFQASKRNGKAYASGYDETFVSANLPNRTFHKRQEATRSLLQAWERQRQEERQQAELRRARTQHVQRQVARCLAAYAPRGSRGPGAAQRKLEELRRQERQRFAEYQAELQGIQHRVQARPFLFQQAMQANARLTVTRRFSQVLSALGLDEEQLLSEAGKVDREGTPRKPRSHRSMGVRMEHSPQRPPRTEPTSSQPDRHYNPSLDPECSP, from the exons ATGCCCTCCTCGTTCTCCCAGCGTCAGTCCAGGCGCAAGTCCACGGCCAACCTCCCAGAGGCCCATGGCTGCTGCCGGAAGACAGAGGCGCAAAACCTGAAGGCGAGACAGCAGCTGGGAGCCTGGGGCGGTGTCTCCATCCCTACTGGCAAAGGGGAGCTAGGACCAGAGCCCCCCAGTGGtctccagctgcctgggaggaggCCAGGATCAGGATCGGCGTCCGACAAGCAGGTCCAGCTGCAAGGCCTGGGTGCTGAGGAGGCCGAGAGGGATCTGAGTTCTGGGGTGCTGCCCCAGCGCCCCAGGAGGGGGTCGATCTCAGAGGAGGAGCAATTTTCAGAGGCCacagaggaggctgaggagggagaacacAGGACTCCCTGCAGAAGGAGGGCTGGTTGTCAGAGAAAGGGGCAGATTTCTGGAGAGGAAGCCTCGGATGAGGGGGAAGtgcagggccagagccaggggAGCAGCCCCAGCTTCAACAACCTCCGAAGGCCACAGTGGAGGAAGACAAGGGCCAAGGAGCTGCAGGGGCCGTGGGACCTGGAGAAGCTGCACAGGCAGCTACAGAGAGACCTGGACTGTG GCCCCCAAAAGCTGCCCTGGAAGGCTTTGAGGGCTGCCTTCCAGGCCTCCAAGCGGAATGGAAAGGCCTATGCCTCGGGATACGATGAAACTTTCGTGTCTGCCAACCTCCCTAATCGCACCTTCCACAAACGACAGGAAGCCACCAG GAGCCTGCTGCAGGCCTGGGAGCGGCAGCGGCAGGAGGAGCGGCAGCAGGCCGAGCTGCGGCGGGCCCGGACACAGCATGTACAGCGGCAGGTGGCCCGCTGCCTGGCAGCCTACGCACCCAGAGGGAGCCGGGGCCCTGGGGCGGCCCAGCGCAAGCTGGAGGAGCTGAG GCGCCAGGAGCGACAGCGCTTTGCTGAGTACCAGGCGGAGCTGCAAGGCATCCAGCACAGGGTGCAGGCCCGGCCCTTCCTGTTCCAGCAGGCTATGCAG GCCAATGCCCGGCTCACCGTCACTCGGCGCTTCTCCCAGGTGCTGTCAGCACTGGGGCTGGATGAGGAGCAGCTGCTGTCTGAGGCAGGAAAGGTGGACAGAGAGGGCACCCCCAGGAAACCCAG GAGCCACAGGTCAATGGGGGTGAGAATGGAGCACTCTCCTCAGAGGCCCCCAAGGACAGAACCCACCAGCAGCCAGCCTGACAGGCACTACAACCCCAGCCTGGACCCGGAGTGCAGTCCCTGA